One genomic window of Malaciobacter molluscorum LMG 25693 includes the following:
- a CDS encoding Crp/Fnr family transcriptional regulator: MKEINSEFYYDKFRKACNQYYKFNDNSFELFKDITFIKEVKKSQVLQDTYSQAKYIYFIVKGILRTYYLNEKGNIYTKNIFSENYFSASKVSLLTKKDSYLNIDALEDSILIYIDFEKYRQLINKYIEFKEFYINYMEKNWVIVKEKNEISLVLDDAQKRYENFIKANPNIENRIALHHIANHLGITPTQLSRIRKKIKSHK, from the coding sequence ATGAAAGAAATAAATAGTGAATTTTATTATGATAAGTTTAGAAAAGCTTGTAATCAATATTATAAATTTAATGATAACTCTTTTGAATTATTTAAAGATATAACTTTTATAAAAGAGGTTAAAAAATCTCAGGTTTTACAAGATACATATTCTCAAGCAAAATATATTTATTTTATAGTAAAAGGTATTTTAAGAACTTATTATTTAAATGAAAAAGGCAATATTTACACAAAAAATATTTTTAGTGAAAATTATTTTTCTGCCTCAAAAGTATCTTTATTAACAAAAAAGGATTCATATTTAAATATCGATGCTTTAGAAGATAGTATATTGATTTATATTGATTTTGAAAAATATAGACAATTAATAAATAAATATATAGAATTTAAAGAATTTTATATAAATTATATGGAAAAGAATTGGGTTATAGTAAAAGAAAAAAATGAGATTTCACTAGTTTTAGATGATGCTCAAAAAAGATACGAAAACTTTATAAAAGCAAATCCAAATATAGAAAATAGAATAGCATTACATCATATTGCAAATCATTTAGGAATTACTCCTACTCAACTTAGTAGAATAAGAAAAAAGATAAAATCACATAAGTGA
- a CDS encoding thioredoxin fold domain-containing protein, whose protein sequence is MSNIIKGLLVLFFCTTFLYAQNNKEVSSEELKIINNLKLIKDAHIKVKKALDLGSIYILDTLIEEQHQQELFLTKDKKVLITGKAMDSSTGEYLTIPVDLSKIIGKEAFTYGSGTDEYILFTDPECPYCKKFEAYFPKIEKNVKIRIFFYPLSFHANARELSLYYMSKKTKEEKIKAMLNVTATSEEFKNRKYTNKEYENLEKQLDEQLVIAQALGIQATPTLYNIKGKKVSWIEVLYKYNIK, encoded by the coding sequence ATGTCTAATATTATAAAAGGTCTATTAGTTCTATTTTTTTGTACAACTTTTCTTTATGCACAAAACAACAAAGAAGTATCAAGTGAAGAGTTAAAGATAATTAATAACTTGAAATTAATAAAAGATGCACATATAAAAGTAAAAAAAGCTTTAGATTTAGGAAGTATTTATATTTTAGATACTTTAATTGAAGAACAACATCAACAAGAACTTTTTCTAACAAAAGATAAAAAAGTTTTAATTACAGGTAAAGCTATGGATTCATCTACAGGAGAATATCTTACTATTCCTGTTGACTTATCTAAAATAATAGGTAAAGAAGCTTTTACTTATGGTTCAGGAACAGATGAATATATTCTTTTTACCGACCCAGAGTGTCCATACTGCAAAAAATTTGAAGCATATTTTCCAAAAATTGAGAAAAATGTAAAAATAAGAATATTTTTCTATCCTCTAAGCTTCCATGCTAATGCACGAGAATTGTCTTTATATTATATGAGTAAAAAGACAAAAGAAGAAAAAATCAAAGCTATGCTTAATGTTACAGCAACTTCTGAGGAATTTAAAAATAGAAAATATACAAATAAAGAGTATGAAAATTTAGAAAAACAACTTGATGAACAATTAGTAATTGCACAAGCGTTAGGTATTCAAGCAACACCTACTTTATACAACATAAAAGGTAAAAAAGTATCTTGGATTGAAGTTTTATACAAATATAACATAAAATAA
- a CDS encoding DUF2116 family Zn-ribbon domain-containing protein yields the protein MSNHCPYCQKKISISKVFCSKECKDNYFQMVAIQIPKPFIKRIFVFCDKQQREKEITEFASRHGWKESLIRNKINKLKDEYGF from the coding sequence ATGTCTAATCATTGTCCATATTGTCAAAAAAAGATTTCTATAAGTAAAGTTTTTTGTTCTAAAGAGTGTAAAGACAATTATTTTCAAATGGTAGCTATACAAATACCAAAACCATTTATTAAAAGAATTTTTGTATTTTGTGATAAACAACAAAGAGAAAAAGAGATTACTGAATTTGCTAGCAGACATGGATGGAAAGAGAGTCTCATAAGAAATAAAATAAATAAATTAAAAGATGAATATGGATTTTAA
- a CDS encoding DMT family transporter, which yields MTDSKIFYVLLIMLSGAVMPIQSALNLYLAKWSGSFTFASMISFFVGTVCLIVVVLLFSKVSFSSLDFSQTPPFYAWLGGFLGAFFVTMVIISAPKIGMTSMFLSIISGQLLMSIIIDKYGFFGFDIKEVSITKIVAVIFVITGTWLYTLDK from the coding sequence ATGACAGATTCAAAAATATTTTATGTTTTATTAATCATGTTATCTGGTGCTGTAATGCCAATTCAATCTGCACTTAATCTCTATTTAGCAAAATGGAGTGGTTCTTTTACCTTTGCTTCTATGATCTCTTTTTTTGTTGGAACAGTTTGTCTAATTGTTGTGGTATTGCTTTTTTCAAAAGTTAGTTTTTCAAGTTTAGATTTTTCTCAGACTCCACCATTTTATGCTTGGTTGGGAGGATTCTTAGGGGCTTTTTTTGTAACAATGGTAATCATAAGTGCTCCTAAAATTGGTATGACTTCAATGTTTTTATCAATAATATCTGGTCAATTATTAATGTCTATAATAATTGATAAGTATGGTTTTTTTGGTTTTGATATAAAAGAGGTATCTATAACTAAAATAGTTGCAGTTATATTTGTGATAACGGGAACATGGTTATATACATTAGATAAATAA
- a CDS encoding AEC family transporter → MENFSLIIVAIIIGYALQKFKIFSHETPIILNQYIIYISLPAIILLQVPKLTISIDIIIPAIIAWVVMILTAIVVLVFSKYLNWSKEVTGSLLLVAVLSNSSIAGIPLISMYIGEKAIPYVIIYDQLGTFIALATYGTLITALYTDNKKTTPRIIVRKVLTFPPFLSLIIAFCFLGVDFPPLLTSILKDFSVTLIPVALVAVGLQLKLKLPKSDLQPLSIALLIKLIIGPIIAYIFAVILGWQHTLASDVSILEAGMSPMITAGAIAAMVGLAPRLSTAIVGYGIVVSFLTTYVISRIL, encoded by the coding sequence ATGGAAAACTTTTCCTTAATTATTGTTGCAATAATTATTGGATATGCTCTACAAAAATTCAAAATTTTTTCCCATGAGACTCCAATAATATTAAATCAATATATTATTTATATCTCACTACCAGCAATAATTTTATTACAAGTACCTAAACTTACTATATCAATTGACATTATTATACCAGCTATTATTGCATGGGTTGTTATGATTTTAACAGCTATTGTAGTTTTAGTTTTTTCAAAATATTTAAATTGGTCAAAAGAAGTTACAGGATCATTACTTTTAGTTGCTGTTTTATCAAATAGTTCAATTGCAGGTATCCCTTTAATAAGTATGTATATAGGTGAAAAAGCTATTCCTTATGTAATTATTTATGATCAATTAGGAACTTTTATTGCATTGGCAACTTATGGTACTTTAATTACTGCTTTATATACAGATAATAAAAAGACAACTCCAAGAATTATTGTTAGAAAAGTTTTAACTTTTCCTCCATTTTTATCATTAATTATAGCATTTTGTTTTCTAGGTGTAGATTTTCCACCTTTATTAACTAGTATATTAAAAGATTTTTCTGTTACTCTTATTCCTGTAGCTTTAGTTGCAGTTGGGCTTCAACTTAAACTAAAACTCCCAAAATCAGACTTACAACCATTAAGCATTGCACTATTAATAAAACTAATAATAGGACCTATTATTGCATATATATTTGCAGTTATTCTAGGATGGCAACATACACTTGCAAGTGATGTTTCAATTTTAGAAGCAGGTATGTCACCTATGATTACAGCAGGTGCAATTGCAGCTATGGTAGGACTTGCACCAAGACTAAGTACTGCAATTGTAGGATATGGAATAGTAGTATCTTTTTTAACAACATATGTAATTTCAAGAATTCTATAA
- a CDS encoding winged helix-turn-helix transcriptional regulator, with translation MYYINNKQFNCSISVTLDIFNDRWKLGIIWHLIQEDKRFKDLHEEISDITQKTLTVKLKELEEKNIINREVFPEVPPKVVYSLTPAGKRLKPLLEEMYNWGVEYVKEFGKITEENMCYTEKNRRN, from the coding sequence ATGTATTATATAAATAATAAACAATTTAATTGTTCGATAAGTGTTACTTTAGATATTTTCAATGATAGATGGAAATTAGGAATAATTTGGCATTTAATTCAAGAAGATAAAAGATTTAAAGACTTACATGAAGAAATTTCGGACATTACACAAAAAACATTAACTGTTAAATTAAAAGAATTAGAAGAAAAAAATATAATAAACAGAGAAGTTTTTCCTGAAGTTCCACCAAAAGTTGTATACTCTTTAACACCAGCTGGGAAAAGATTAAAACCATTATTGGAAGAGATGTATAATTGGGGTGTAGAATATGTTAAAGAATTTGGAAAAATAACAGAAGAAAATATGTGCTATACAGAAAAAAATAGAAGAAATTAA
- a CDS encoding DMT family transporter → MKTMIFNENKDSKDNKYYIFIFLAMVSWGIAWPASKAATMHSSPEIAAFWRYAISFISIIPILFYLKISFKADKIGIIYMFIAGILSAGFNYSTFLGLSYGQAGYGGTIMTSLAPIFTYFLSIIFLKNKVTLMQSIALFIGISATIILLKVPTEGIHFLNVNTAFFVISALCWAFMTILSKKSSAHVDPLLYTLIIFFITTIVNYIIAIPFHPFLIFNYDETFWLTILYVGLFSGTFSTTLFFVSIKKIGADKTATFMFIIPAVAILSSNLIYHEKILFSTILGCILSFLAVIIYNKRKVKQ, encoded by the coding sequence ATGAAAACAATGATATTTAATGAAAATAAGGACTCTAAAGATAATAAATATTACATATTTATTTTTCTCGCGATGGTATCATGGGGAATTGCATGGCCAGCAAGTAAAGCTGCTACAATGCATTCAAGTCCTGAAATTGCTGCATTTTGGAGATATGCAATATCTTTTATTTCAATAATTCCAATACTTTTTTATTTAAAGATATCTTTTAAAGCTGATAAAATAGGAATAATATATATGTTTATTGCAGGCATATTAAGTGCAGGATTTAATTATTCAACTTTTTTAGGTTTAAGTTATGGACAAGCAGGTTATGGTGGAACAATTATGACTTCATTAGCTCCAATATTTACATATTTTTTATCAATTATATTTTTAAAAAATAAGGTGACTCTTATGCAGTCAATTGCATTATTCATAGGTATTTCAGCAACAATTATTTTATTGAAAGTTCCAACAGAAGGTATTCATTTTTTAAATGTAAATACAGCTTTTTTTGTAATTTCTGCTTTATGTTGGGCTTTTATGACAATTTTATCTAAGAAAAGCTCTGCTCATGTAGATCCCTTACTTTATACGTTAATAATATTTTTTATAACAACAATTGTTAATTATATAATTGCAATACCTTTTCATCCATTTTTAATATTTAATTATGATGAAACTTTTTGGTTAACAATTTTATATGTGGGTCTTTTTTCAGGTACTTTTAGTACAACACTTTTTTTTGTATCAATAAAAAAAATAGGTGCAGATAAAACTGCAACATTTATGTTTATAATACCAGCTGTTGCTATTTTATCAAGTAATTTAATTTATCATGAAAAAATATTGTTTTCGACTATACTTGGATGTATATTATCTTTTCTTGCAGTAATTATATATAATAAAAGAAAAGTAAAACAATAA
- a CDS encoding NAD(P)H-dependent oxidoreductase, with protein MKKILIINAHQKYESFAEGNLTQSYIDKANNFFTKNGFEVKNTAIDKGYDVKEELEKFAWADYVLFQYPVYWMSLPWISKKYIDEICSGGAGTVTYESDGRSRTDASKKYGSGGLLKGKKYMLSITYNCPESEFDNKDGFFEGLSLDQANFAVHKTFQFCGLEQLKTYSVHDVYKGDLNLEKELEKFEDILKDNFL; from the coding sequence ATGAAAAAAATATTAATAATAAATGCACATCAAAAATATGAAAGTTTTGCCGAAGGTAATTTAACTCAGAGTTATATAGATAAAGCAAACAATTTTTTTACAAAAAATGGTTTTGAAGTTAAAAATACTGCAATAGATAAAGGATATGATGTTAAAGAAGAGTTAGAAAAATTTGCTTGGGCTGATTATGTACTTTTTCAATATCCTGTTTATTGGATGAGTTTGCCTTGGATTTCAAAAAAATATATTGATGAAATATGTTCAGGTGGCGCAGGAACAGTTACTTATGAAAGTGATGGAAGAAGTAGAACTGATGCATCTAAAAAATATGGTAGTGGTGGATTATTAAAAGGCAAAAAATATATGCTTAGTATTACATATAATTGTCCAGAAAGTGAATTTGATAATAAAGATGGATTCTTTGAAGGTTTATCTTTAGATCAAGCAAATTTTGCAGTACATAAAACTTTTCAATTTTGTGGATTAGAGCAATTAAAAACATATTCTGTACATGATGTATATAAAGGTGATTTAAACTTAGAAAAAGAGTTAGAAAAGTTTGAAGATATATTAAAAGATAATTTTTTATAA
- a CDS encoding putative quinol monooxygenase, with protein sequence MNNIIVVAKIKVKKEYNQEIYKVLETLHEQTHKNDDGCIQYDLHKNLEEENSYTFIETWENEDFLNKHSNKEHFKSFVSSIENKVEHLDIQKLEKIK encoded by the coding sequence TTGAACAATATAATAGTAGTAGCTAAAATTAAAGTAAAAAAAGAGTATAACCAAGAGATATATAAAGTATTAGAAACTTTACATGAACAAACACACAAAAATGATGATGGTTGCATTCAATATGATTTACATAAAAATTTAGAAGAAGAAAATTCTTATACATTTATTGAAACATGGGAAAATGAAGATTTTTTAAATAAACATTCAAATAAAGAACATTTTAAATCATTTGTTTCAAGTATTGAAAATAAAGTAGAACATTTAGATATTCAGAAATTAGAAAAAATAAAATAA